The sequence CGCCTTCGAGGCGGTCGAGCTCGACCTCGAGCAGGTCGCGCTCGACGCCGTTCCACTGCGCCAGCACCGAGCAGATGCGGGCGTGGGCGTACTGAATGTAATAGACCGGGTTCTCGTTGCTCTGGCTCTTGGCCAGGTCGAGGTCGAAATCCAGGTGCTGGTCGCTCTTGCGCAGCACGTAGAAGAAGCGGCAGGCATCGTTGCCGACATCCTTGCGCAGCTCGCGCAGGGTGACGAACTCACCCGAGCGGGTGGACATCGCCGCCTTCTGGCCATTGCGGTAGAGCACGGCGAACTGCACCAGCGCCACTTCGAGCTTCTCGGGCGGCAGGCCCAGGGCCTGCACCGCGCCGCGCACCCGCGGGATGTAGCCGTGGTGGTCGGCGCCCCAGATGTCGATGATGCGGTCGAAGCCGCGCTCGTATTTGTTGAGGTGGTAGGCGATGTCGGAGGCAAAGTAGGTATACAGGCCGTTCTCGCGCTGCACCACGCGGTCCTTCTCGTCACCGAAGGTGCTGGAGCGGAACCACTTGGCGCCGTCCTGCACATAGATGTGGCCGCGCTTTTCCAGCTCGGCCACGGCGCGCTCGACCAGGCCGGTATCGAACAGGCTCTTCTCGGAGAACCACTTGTCGAAGCACACGCCGAAGCCTTCGAGGTCTTCGCGGCAGTCACCGAGCTGCTCGGTCAGCGCGAAATCGTGGATCCAGGCGTAGTCTTCGCCGAGCAGGCGCTTGGCGTTGGCGATCAGGCCGTCGAGGTGGTCTTCCTTGTCGGCCTCGACCGAGCACACCCCGGCGAGCACCTGTTCGGCGGTGACCTTGGCGAAGCGGTCGGCGTGGGCGTCGCGGATCTCGCGCCCCATGTCGACCACATAGCTGCCCTGATAGGCGTTGGGCGGGAACGGCACGTTGATGTCGAAACCGGCCAGGTAGCGCAGCCAGGTCGACAGCGCGAGAATGTCCATCTGGCGGCCGGCGTCATTGACGTAGTACTCGCGCGAGACGGTGTGTCCGGCGAAGGCCAGCACCGAGGCCAGCGAGGCACCGTAGGCCGCACCGCGTCCGTGGCCGACATGCAGCGGGCCGGTCGGGTTGGCCGAGACGAACTCGACCTGCACCTTGGTGCCGGTCGCCGCGCCGCGGCCGAAGTTCGCCCCCTGGCTGAGTACCGTGTTGACCACCGAGGTCTTGGCGTCGGCGGCCAGCGTGAAATTGATGAAGCCGGCACCGGCCACCTCGACCCGGGCCACCTGCTTCGAGGCCGGCAACTCGGCCATCAGCAAGGCCGCCAGATCGCGCGGGCTGCGACGCATGGGCTTGGCCAGCTGCAGCGCGAGGTTGGAGGAGAAGTCGCCATGGCTGGCCTGCTTCGGACGCTCCAGCACGATGGGCGCCTCGGCATGGTCCGGCGCGACGCTCTTCAGGGCGTGGCGCAGCAAGTCGGCAATCAGGAGTTTCGGGTCGGCGCTCATGGGCACGAATCAGGCTGGAAAACCGCGCATTATACAAGAAGCCTCGTCATCTTCCGGCGCGGCGACGGCCGGGTTCAGCGCCCGGGCGCATTTCGGACGGCTCCGGGCCGCGGCCCGATCGATGCGCCATGCGCCGCCACGGCGCGGGCAACGACGGGCCTCACGGCAAGACGCTCAGGCCACGCTTGCGCGCAGGCCCGGCACATAGATCATCCGCCCCGAGCCCGGGTCGCGGATGTAGCTCAGCTCCACCCGCCGGTTTGCCCCCACCCCGGGCGGCTTGAGCGAGATGTGCACCCAGCCCGAGTTCGGCCCCTTGCGCGGGTCGTAGCACTCGCAGATGACCTGGTCGAAATCGCTCAGGTGCTTGACCACCCAGCGCGCCAGCGCCAGCGTCGCCACACCGGGGATCTCGATGTCGCAGGCCCCGCCCAGGGTGTGCTGGCTGGTGCTGATCCAGCTCGCCGGCCGGTCCTTGAGCACCCGCTCCAGCGCCTGCGAGCGGAACACGCTGTTGGGGGTGAAGGCGCCGAAGGCGTCGCGCACCGGCTGCAACACCTCGCGCGCCAGATGCACCGCGGCCTGCAGCTGGGCGTCGGTTTCAAAACTGTTGTCGATGCCGCGGCGCTCGGCCAGTTCGGAGCGGGTCAGTTCATAGGCCAGAAAATTGGCCGACACCGCGTCCCGCGGGGCGAGCATGTCGCGGCGGAAGTCGGCGACGGGGGTCTGGGTGTGGTCGGTCATGTCGTGGCCCTCCGCCTCACAGCCCGGCGCGGATCGCGGTGACCGCATCGCGCACTGGCTTGCGGGCGCCCTCGCACAGCGCCACCAGGAAGTCGAGATGCTCATGCAGCGTCGCCCGCTGCCGTGGGCTGGCGCCGCGCGCCAGCGCCCGCCGGTAGAGCGCGGTGATGTCCTCTGCGCCACGGCGGGCGGCGCGGGTGCGCGGATCGCTGGCAATCAGACACACCAGCGCGCAGTCAGCCTCACTGGCGGCGTCCCAGAAGTTGGGGTTGGCGGCGTTCTTGGCCCGCGCCACCTCGATCATCGCCTCGCATTCTTCGAGCAGGATCGCCGCACTGGTGCCGGCGGTGCCGCCCAGCGTCATGGCCAGCACCTCGGCCAGCGCCCAGTTGGTGAAGCCGTAGATCGAGCGCCCCTTGCCGGCCGCTTCCATGGCCAGCCGGTAGTAGTTGCCCATGTTGATCAGCGCCTCGAGGCGCGGCCCCTCGGCGGCATGGAGCCAGGCCAGCCGCTTGCAAGCACTGCCGAGCAGGGTGTAGCGCTCTTCGGTGGGTGCGCGGCGGCAGATCAGGTCGAGTTCGGTGATCGCCTCCTCGATCCGCGTCACCAGCTCGGCCCGACGGCCTTCGTCGGCAGTTGACGCGGCGCGCAGGGCCGTCCATGCCTGCCCGGCCAGGCGTACCTTGAAGTTGGCGCATTGCTCGACGGCGCGCACCGGGCAGTCGCCCTCGTCGTACCCCAGCGCGCGGTTCAACCAATCGACCGCCTCGGCGAAGGCGCCGGTCTCGCCCCAGGCGAAACCGATGGCCGCTGCCACATCGGCCCGCGCCAGCCAGCGCTCGGACAGGCTCTGCGGCACCCGGCCGAGAATCGCGGTGATGCCGTCGCGCAGGCCGGCCAGCTCCTCGGCGTCGCCGCCATGGCGCTGCACCTGCATCTGCACCCACTGGACGTGGTTGTCCAGCGCCACCACCAGCTCCGATGGCGCGTAGAAGGGCCGCACCGCCCGCGGCGTGCTCGCCCCGGCCTGACCGCGCAGGCGGTAGCTCGGGTCGCCATAGCATTGGTAGGCGCCCCAGGTGTTGATGCCGGGGAAGCTGGTCCACGCTTCCTCACGCGCCGCGCGCACCGCTTCGCCGAACGACTGACCGGCGAGCAGGTGCTTGTAGAAGCTGGCCGCGAAGGCGTTGGCCGCCGCGTCATCCACCGCCCAGCCGGCGGCCACCACGGCCTTGACACCCATTTTCACGAACTGCACGGCCAGGTTGGCAGCCAGGATGTTGAAGCGCGCCGGCTCGCCGCGCGCCATCTTGCCCAGGTGGCAACAGTTGATGAACACCAGCTCGGGCACCCAGCGCATCTGCTCGACATCGCCCGGGGTAAGCACCGCGTCGCGGCCGATCACCATGCCCGACACCGTCCGGCCTCGGTCCGACGTCATCTCGTGCACGCCGTGGCCGGCCAGGTGCAGGATGCGCCAGGCGTCGCGATGCAGGCCGGCGAGGATCGAATCGGCCCGCTCGTCGATGCTCTCGCGCACCTCGAAGCCGCCGCTGCGCAGCATGGCGACCACGGTGTCGGCTTCCTGGCGGGCGCCGGGCAGGTCGGCAAAGGCCGGCCAGCCGTCGAGGTCCGGGTTGCCCACCACCAGCGCCTTGGCATGCGGCGCATGGGCGGGTTGCTGGCGGAACTGGCTGGCCTTGAGCTGGCGCACCAGCCCGGCGGCCACCGCCGGCGGGCGGTCGCCGGCGCTCCAGCGGTTTTCGAGCAGTTCCCACGGGTAGCGCGCCGAGCGGTCGTCGACCATCACCACCATGTTGGTCTGGCGCGGCGCCATCTCCTTGAGACTGTTGGGCAGCAGCATCTCAAACAGAGTCTTGGCGATCTCGCTGTTGGCCGCCGGCGAGGCCGAGGCCTGGGCAATGAAGGCGTCGGCCAGTTCGAGCTGGCCGGCCATGAGGGTTTCCTCGGCCCGCGCGCGGTCGGTGGCGAAGATGAAGCGCAGCGCCTCGCGGCCGGGCTCTTCGATGATCTCCAGCCGGTGCCACCAGTCGGGCTGCTCGTCGCAGCGCACCCGGCGGCGGCGGCCCTCGCCGGTCTGGATGTCGCGGCTCGTCCAGCGCACCTTGCCGGCCAGATCGCCGTCCTGCAGGCAGGCCTCCAGCCCCTCGGCGGCCGAGATGGCCACGTCTTCGAAGATCTCGATGAACTCCACCGCATCGATCACCACGCGGTTCTCCAGGCCCTGCTCAACCAGCGCGGTGCTCGCCGACACCGCCCCGCGCAGGATCGCATCGACCGAGGCGCTCACCGGCATGCCGCCGG comes from Denitromonas sp. and encodes:
- the argS gene encoding arginine--tRNA ligase, coding for MSADPKLLIADLLRHALKSVAPDHAEAPIVLERPKQASHGDFSSNLALQLAKPMRRSPRDLAALLMAELPASKQVARVEVAGAGFINFTLAADAKTSVVNTVLSQGANFGRGAATGTKVQVEFVSANPTGPLHVGHGRGAAYGASLASVLAFAGHTVSREYYVNDAGRQMDILALSTWLRYLAGFDINVPFPPNAYQGSYVVDMGREIRDAHADRFAKVTAEQVLAGVCSVEADKEDHLDGLIANAKRLLGEDYAWIHDFALTEQLGDCREDLEGFGVCFDKWFSEKSLFDTGLVERAVAELEKRGHIYVQDGAKWFRSSTFGDEKDRVVQRENGLYTYFASDIAYHLNKYERGFDRIIDIWGADHHGYIPRVRGAVQALGLPPEKLEVALVQFAVLYRNGQKAAMSTRSGEFVTLRELRKDVGNDACRFFYVLRKSDQHLDFDLDLAKSQSNENPVYYIQYAHARICSVLAQWNGVERDLLEVELDRLEGERELALCARLAAFAEVVQSAAADYAPHQVAFYLKDLAGEFHSWYNAERMLVDDQALMLARLALAAAVRQVLASGLALLGVSAPTSM
- a CDS encoding D-Ala-D-Ala carboxypeptidase family metallohydrolase, whose product is MTDHTQTPVADFRRDMLAPRDAVSANFLAYELTRSELAERRGIDNSFETDAQLQAAVHLAREVLQPVRDAFGAFTPNSVFRSQALERVLKDRPASWISTSQHTLGGACDIEIPGVATLALARWVVKHLSDFDQVICECYDPRKGPNSGWVHISLKPPGVGANRRVELSYIRDPGSGRMIYVPGLRASVA